In Arachis hypogaea cultivar Tifrunner chromosome 2, arahy.Tifrunner.gnm2.J5K5, whole genome shotgun sequence, a genomic segment contains:
- the LOC112747891 gene encoding mitochondrial import inner membrane translocase subunit Tim9: MDKGIFSGMSDLPEEDKQRMSTMVDQLQIRDSLRMYNSLVERCFKDCVDTFYRKSLTKKEETCVLRCAEKFMRLSTQVGSRFSDLDQGANTGVSQ; this comes from the exons ATGGATAAGGGCATCTTTAGTGGCATGTCTGATCTTCCTGAAGAGGATAAGCAACGAATGTCCACCATGGTAGACCAGCTACAAATCCGAGAcag TCTAAGGATGTATAATTCATTAGTGGAGCGATGTTTCAAGGATTGTGTCGATACATTTTATCGGAAATCCCTAACCAAGAAAGAGGAAACATGTGTTCTCAGGTGTGCCGAAAAATTCATGAGGCTTTCCACGCAAGTAGGTTCGAGATTTTCAGATCTTGACCAAGGCGCAAATACTGGTGTCTCTCAATAG
- the LOC112747883 gene encoding metallothionein-like protein 2, whose product MSCCGGNCGCGSDCKCGSGCGGCKMYPDLSYTESISSTETLVMGVAPMKAQFEGAEMGVSAENGGCKCGSNCTCDPCTCK is encoded by the exons aTGTCTTGCTGTGGCGGTAACTGCGGCTGTGGAAGCGACTGCAAGTGTGGCAGCGGCTGCGGAGG ATGCAAGATGTACCCTGATTTGAGCTACACGGAGAGCATATCCTCTACAGAGACCCTTGTTATGGGTGTTGCACCCATGAAGGCACAGTTTGAAGGTGCTGAAATGGGTGTTTCTGCTGAGAACGGTGGCTGCAAGTGTGGATCTAACTGCACATGCGACCCTTGCACCTGCAAGTGA